One Formosa agariphila KMM 3901 genomic window, AGTATCATTTAATTGAAGAAGTTTACAATAAATGTAAGTCTCAATTAGAATTAAAAGATAAGCAAGTTAAAAACTTTGTAAAAGATTTATATGATCAATTTACAGATGATGAGATTTCTGCTAGAATAGCAGTACTTATTTCTGATGATACTATTAAAGCAGAAGTACATACTATTTTCCAAAGTGTTGAAAATTTAAATAAAGCATGTCCAAAGAATTTGGGAGACTGGTATTTTACAGGAAACTATCCAACTCCTGGAGGAAACCGTGTTGTTAACAGAGCATTTATTAATTTTTTCGAAGGAAACAACCAACGCGCTTATTAACAACTTGTTACAACCCATTTTTCGTAGTGCAAAAACTACAAAAAATCGATTCATCTAGTTTTAACGTAGTTAATCTAAAAGATTATTCGATAATGTAAAAAAAATCTAATTTGGCAGAACCATAACATAAGTAGGTTAAGTTCATGGTAGATTTGGGGCAAAAAAGGTGAACTAACGTTCACCTTTTTTATTTAATAAAATCTTCACTTCAAAATTTCGTAACTCAACCATCTTATGGTTCCCACTCACCCCAATAGATACCGAGTCGTTTTTTCTACAAATTAAAACACCTCACACTAATATCTAATTACATATTATACTATGTAAACTTTGCACCAATTATATTAACGAGAGTTAAAATAATATACTTCTTTACCTACAACTTCAACAATATTATTACGAGTACACCTAAATATACACTCTATTACCCGAAACATATACACAATTAACCCTACAACACTAAGGCTTTAAATTAACGGTTAAAATAACATACAAAGTTGCCAATATCGATGTTTTCCACCTCCTAGAACCCGCATATATTTGCAGTGTTAATCGTTAAGAACAACATCATGAATAAAATTATAACACTTAGTATTTGCCTATTAGTAATTACATCTAGTTTCGCATCTAATTTTTCTGACCTTACTTTTTCTAAAGACGGTGATAAATCTAAAATGGAAATTACGCTAACATTAAAAGATGTAAAAGCTGGGCAAAAATTATCTATAAAAGACGAAAAAGGAGTTTTCTTATTTAACAAAACAATTATAGAATCTGGTGTATTTTATAACAGATTCGACTTATCGGCTTTACCAAATGGAACATACCATTTCGAACACGAAAAAGAACATTACGTTAAGCATATTCCTTTTACTGTATTTAATGGTGAAGTGGATTTTGATAGTGCAAAGGCAACTGTTGTTTACAAGCCAAGTTTACGTGTAAAAAACAATATTTTATACTTATCTAAATTAGATTTAAACAAAGACGTTGTAGGTGTAGAAATTTATTACACTCCTACTACCGATAAAAATTACAGATTATTACACTCAGAAGACATTAAGGATACAGTAAAAATTGAACGTACTTACCGTTTATCTGGACAACATAAAGGAAATTACAAAGTTGTAGTCAACGCCAACAATGGTGAGACTTACGTAGAGTATTTTAAAATATAGTTTTTAAATAAATAGTATTTTATACTATTAAATTTAGTTAGTTTGTTTGTAAGAGTGGAGCTGGTTACTTCACTCTTTTTTTATGCCTTTTACTCATGTTATCTTTAATATGAGTAAAAGGTATTTGTTTTTTAATTAAGACCATGATTCAATCTTATTACTCGAAATAAGAAAGCTTACTACACCAATCTATATACTCTTAAGAATCTATTTTTAGTAAAGATTACATTTGCTTTTAACAAGGAAAAAAAATAATCATTTACTTAAATGAGATAAATTAATTTTAACCCTTGTATTTTTTTTAAATAAAAAGGAAAAACCATTAAAAAAAATAATTCCGAAATACATCTACAACAGATAAATTCTATCTTTAGGCTACGATCAATAATGTATGTATTGAACTTTTTCTAACAAAAAAAACGTAATCTACTAACACTTACAAAAACAATAAATGAAACAAAAAATTCTATTTATTACACTTTTTACAATTAGCAATTTTCTATTAGCACAAGATTATTTTCCAGAAAGCAAAGGTGTAAAATCTAATAATCATAACTACACAGCTTTTACGAATGCTAAAATTTATATTACCCCAACTACAGTTATAGAATCTGGAACTTTATTAATTAAGGATGGTCAAATAATTTCAGCTTCAGACCAAACTGTTCTCCCTAAAAATACAGTAGTTATCGATTCTAAAAACAAAACTATATATCCATCTTTTATAGATATATACTCAGATTTTGGAATTGAGAAACCAAAACGTAATGGAAGAGGTCGTTCTTCTCAATACGATGCCACAAGAGATGGTTTTTATTGGAATGATCATATTATGCCTGAAACTAACGCAATAGAAAAATTTGTGTTTGATGACAAGAAAGCTGAAGAATTACTAAAACTTGGTTTTGGAGTAGTAAATACACACTTACAAGATGGTATTGCGCGAGGAACAGGTGTTTTAGTGGCCTTAAATAAAAATAGTAGCAATGCTGATCGTATTTTAAATGACCGTTCAGCTCAATATTTCTCGTTTACAAAAAGTGCTATAAAATCACAATCTTATCCAACATCCTTAATGGGAGCAACCGCGTTATTAAGGCAGTTTTATAACGATGCCGACTGGTATGCAAAAGGTAATATTAATGTTACAGACCGCTCACTAGAAGCTTTAAATTCTAATAAAGATTTAGTACAAATATTCGAAGGTGGATCTAAGAGTAACGTTTTAAGAGCCGATAAAATTGGTGATGCTTTTGGTATACAATACAGTATTCTTGGAGGTGGAGATGAATACGAAATGATTCCAGCTATAAAAGCAACTCATGCTAAACTTATTTTACCCCTTAATTTTCCAGATGCTTATGATGTTTCCGACCCTTTTAGCGAGTCTTTTCTTTCTTTATCAGATATGCGCCATTGGAATCAAGCACCATCAAATCCAAAAATATTAGCCGAAAATGGAGTTGTATTCTCATTTACTTTAAATAATTTAAAAGAAACTAAAGACTTTAAAGAAAAACTAAATAAAGCTATTAATTATGGTTTATCTAAAACCAAAGCTTTAGAAGCATTAACAACAATTCCTGCAGAAATATTAGGACAATCTAATAGAATTGGAGCTTTAAAGAAGGGCATGGAAGCTAATTTTATTATTACTTCTGGAGACTATTTTGACAAAGAAACAATTGTATACGAGAATTGGGTACAAGGAAAAAAGAATCTAATTAAAACAGCAAACACTAACGATATTAGAGGAAATTATACTGTCACTTTAAACTCGAAAGTATTCAATCTTTCAATTAAAGGAACTGCAGATAGCCCAAAAGCTACTGTAAAACAAGACTCCACAGTATTAACCTCTAAATTTAACTTTGAAAATAATTGGTTGAATTTATCTTTCGCAGATAATTCTTCTGAGACTTATAGATTTTCTTCGCTTATCACTTCTCATAAAAAAGATTTTAATGGCAAGGTTGTAACCATACATGGGGAACAAGATTTTATTGCGACACTAACAGCTCCATATTCAAGTGAAAAAGATAAGGACGAGGCTTCACCAAAAATAGAGCTGACTCCTGTAACTTACCCAAATCTTGGTTATGGAAATTTAGAACTTCCTAAACAACAAACCATTTTATTTAAAAATGCAACTGTTTGGACGGGTGAAGATGACGGAATTTTAACAAATACAGATGTCTTAGTCAAAGACGGTAAAATAGCTAAAATTGGTAAAGACCTCTCTGCAGGAAAAGCCAAAGTAATCGATGCTACTGGAAAACATTTAACTGCCGGAATTATTGATGAACACAGCCATATTGCTGCATTGGCAATAAACGAATCTGGTCATAATTCTTCTGCAGAAGTCACTATGGAAGACGTAGTCGACCCAGATGATATAAGTATATACTATGCACTTGGTGGAGGTGTTACCTCTCTACAATTACTGCATGGATCTGCAAACCCTATTGGAGGACGTTCAGCAATATTAAAGTTAAAATGGGGTGAAACAGCCGAAAACATGATATATGATAATTCACCTAAATTTATAAAGTTTGCCTTAGGTGAAAATGTAAAACAAAGTAATTGGGGAAGTAATAATAGATTTCCACAAACAAGAATGGGTGTAGAACAAGTCTTTATTAATTATTTTCAACGTGCTAAAGAATACGGGGAAAAGAAAAAAAGCGGTGTACCATATCGTTACGATGAAGAAATGGAAACTTTACTCGAGATTTTAAACGGAGAACGTTTTATTAGCTGCCATTCTTATGTACAAAGTGAAATTAATATGCTCATGAAAGTAGCAGAAAAATTTAATTTTAAAATAAACACATTCACACACATTTTAGAAGGTTATAAGGTCGCCGATAAAATGGCTGAACATGGAGTTGGAGCTGCCACCTTTAGCGATTGGTGGGCTTATAAATTTGAAGTTAATGACGCTATACCATACAATGCAGCTATAATGCAACAACAAGGTGTTACTGTTGCTATTAATAGTGATGATCAAGAAATGATTAGACGCCTGAATCAAGAAGCTGCAAAAACAGTAAAGTATGGAGGGATGACCGAATTAGAAGCTTGGAAAATGGTTACTATTAATCCTGCAAAATTATTACATATAGACGATAGAGTTGGTAGTATAAAAAAGGGAAAAGATGCTGACCTAGTACTATGGAGCGACCACCCAATGTCTATTTATTCTAAAGCAGAAAAAACACTAATTGAAGGGGCTATTTATTTTGATATCGAAAAAGATAAGCAACAACGTAAAGACATTGCTAAAGAACGCGCTAAACTTGTTGATTTAATGCTTCAAGAAAAATCTAAAGGTAAAAAAACACAGAAACCTAAAGGAAAAAGTAAAGAAGAAATGACTTGCGAATCACTTTAATAAAAAAAGAAAATGAATATATATAATAAATTAATAGTGTTTGCTAGTTTACTATACGGGTCTCTTACCTATGCGCAGCAAACACCAGCACAAACACAAACCGAAGCTATAGTTATAGAAGGGGCTACTGCACATTTAGGAAATGGAACCATAATAGAAAACTCTCTTATTATGTTTGAAGCAGGCACCTTAACATTTGTTGGAGATTCCAAAATGAAAATAGCCAGAAAAGGCAAAAAAATAAACGCTACAGGTAAACATATTTACCCTGGGTTTATTGCTCCAACAAAGGCTTTAGGATTAACAGAAATTGATGCTGTTAGAGCTAGTAGAGACGAAGATGAAATAGGAGAATACATTCCACATGTACGCAGTTTAATTGCTTACAACACCGAATCTAAAGTTGTAGAAAGTATGCGTCCTAATGGTGTTTTACTTGCTCAAATAACTCCTCAAGGAGGAGATATTTCAGGGACCTCATCTATTGTACAACTAGACGCTTGGAATTGGGAAGATGCCGCAATTAAAGTAGATGATGGAATTCATTTACATTGGCCAAACAGTTTTAAACAGGGTAGCAGAAGAACAGGCGACCATAACACATTTAAACCTAACGAAAACTACCAAGAGTCAATAGCTGAAATTTTAACTTTCATCAAAAACTCAAAAGCATATAGCCAAACAGTTTCTAAAGAAGAAAACGCACCATTTAAAGCCATGCAAGGATTGTTTACAGGTTCTCAGAAACTATATATATATGTAAATAAAGAGAAGGAAATAATAGACGCTATAACTTTAATTAAAAACGAAGGTATAGATAACATCGTTATTGTAGGTGGTTATGAAGCTTACAAAATAACCGATTTTCTAAAACAGAATAATATACCTGTTTTAGTACAGGCAACTCACAATAGACCTCAATTTGAAGATGAAGATTACGATTTACCTTATAAACTACCTAAGTTGTTAACTGATGCTGGTATTTTAGTAGGCATTCAAAACGCTTCTGCAGACAACTTCCAAACCCGAAATTTACCATTTTACGCTGGACAGGTTGCCGGACAAGGCTTAGATAAAGAAATGGCTCTATCCCTAATTACAGGTAATACAGCAAAAATTTTAGGGATAGACGACAAATACGGCACCTTAGAGGTTGGAAAAAGCGCTACTTTATTTATTTCTGAAGGAGACGCCTTAGATATGAGAACGAACCAACTAATAAAAGCATTTATAGATGGTCGAGACATTTCTTTAGAAACACATCAAACCGAACTATGGAAACGTTATATGGAAAAATATAACGCAGAATAAAAATTTATAAACAAATTATATAGTAAGAGTGAGACATGGTCTCACTCTTTTTTTTTAAACATATACCTCTTTTAATCACCAGAGAAAATAAGAGTTTACAGCATTAAAACATGACACATAACAGAAATTAACTCAATTCTATTCTAAATTACCCCTACAATCTATTTAATGCGAATCTGCTGGTAAAATAGTATATAAACTAGCCAAAATCGATGTTTTAGAACGTCTTATAACTACCTATCTTTGAATATGTTAATCGATAAAATAAATGAAATTATGAAAAAAGTAATGACACTTAGTATGTGCTTACTAGTAACGCTTACTAGTTTAGCATCAGGTTTAGAACACAACATGTCATCAAATTTTGATGATAAGGAAATTACATTAACATTAAACAATGTAAAAGAAGGACAGAATTTATCTATTAAAGATAATTATGGTTTTGTACTATATAAGAAGGTATTTGAAAAATCTGGAAATGCAAATCAAAAGTTCGACTTATCGGCTTTACCAAACGGAACATATTATTTCGAGCATGAAAAAGATTACGAAATTAAAGTTATACCGTTTCATGTAAAATCTGGTGAGGTAACTTACGACACTGTAAACGAAAAAATTATTCACAAGCCTGTAGTACGTTTAACAGACAACAAAGTTTACTTATCTAAATTAGAATTAGATAAAGAAGATGTAGCCGTTTCATTATACTATGCAGACGATTATAATGAGTTTAAAGTTGTGCATACTGAAAATTTTGAAGACACTGCTAATATTCAAAGAGTATATAGTTTATCTAAAAAGAATTCAGGAAATTATAAAATGATTATCAATGCAAACGGAAGAGAATATATCGAATACTTTAGCATGTAAAGTAAACATCCTTTTAAACATTAATTAGAGTGAACTTATTATATAGGTTCACTCTTTTTTATGCCTTTATTTTGAAGCTTATTCACACCAGAAGCTGCATTCATAATATCATCTAAAAAAAATTATTGGAGAGGTAGCGAAACAATTTATACCAATAAAAATCTAATACGATTAAGATTATAGTATAGCAGAACAGATGAGCTTATTATTTAAAATTTAGTGTAAGAAAAACGACCTTATAACATTAAACTAATATTCATTTAATCTTATGGTTAATTTTGCGAACCTTCATAAAAAAGACCATACACTTCAAGCCTTGTTATATCTAAGATTATCTTAATTATATACCAAATTACCCCAAACATTTCATAACTCTAATTTAACGGTTAAAATAGAATATAAAGTAGCCAATATCGATGTTTTAAAACACGACCTACCACGCTATCTTTGAGTAA contains:
- a CDS encoding amidohydrolase family protein, translated to MKQKILFITLFTISNFLLAQDYFPESKGVKSNNHNYTAFTNAKIYITPTTVIESGTLLIKDGQIISASDQTVLPKNTVVIDSKNKTIYPSFIDIYSDFGIEKPKRNGRGRSSQYDATRDGFYWNDHIMPETNAIEKFVFDDKKAEELLKLGFGVVNTHLQDGIARGTGVLVALNKNSSNADRILNDRSAQYFSFTKSAIKSQSYPTSLMGATALLRQFYNDADWYAKGNINVTDRSLEALNSNKDLVQIFEGGSKSNVLRADKIGDAFGIQYSILGGGDEYEMIPAIKATHAKLILPLNFPDAYDVSDPFSESFLSLSDMRHWNQAPSNPKILAENGVVFSFTLNNLKETKDFKEKLNKAINYGLSKTKALEALTTIPAEILGQSNRIGALKKGMEANFIITSGDYFDKETIVYENWVQGKKNLIKTANTNDIRGNYTVTLNSKVFNLSIKGTADSPKATVKQDSTVLTSKFNFENNWLNLSFADNSSETYRFSSLITSHKKDFNGKVVTIHGEQDFIATLTAPYSSEKDKDEASPKIELTPVTYPNLGYGNLELPKQQTILFKNATVWTGEDDGILTNTDVLVKDGKIAKIGKDLSAGKAKVIDATGKHLTAGIIDEHSHIAALAINESGHNSSAEVTMEDVVDPDDISIYYALGGGVTSLQLLHGSANPIGGRSAILKLKWGETAENMIYDNSPKFIKFALGENVKQSNWGSNNRFPQTRMGVEQVFINYFQRAKEYGEKKKSGVPYRYDEEMETLLEILNGERFISCHSYVQSEINMLMKVAEKFNFKINTFTHILEGYKVADKMAEHGVGAATFSDWWAYKFEVNDAIPYNAAIMQQQGVTVAINSDDQEMIRRLNQEAAKTVKYGGMTELEAWKMVTINPAKLLHIDDRVGSIKKGKDADLVLWSDHPMSIYSKAEKTLIEGAIYFDIEKDKQQRKDIAKERAKLVDLMLQEKSKGKKTQKPKGKSKEEMTCESL
- a CDS encoding amidohydrolase family protein, yielding MNIYNKLIVFASLLYGSLTYAQQTPAQTQTEAIVIEGATAHLGNGTIIENSLIMFEAGTLTFVGDSKMKIARKGKKINATGKHIYPGFIAPTKALGLTEIDAVRASRDEDEIGEYIPHVRSLIAYNTESKVVESMRPNGVLLAQITPQGGDISGTSSIVQLDAWNWEDAAIKVDDGIHLHWPNSFKQGSRRTGDHNTFKPNENYQESIAEILTFIKNSKAYSQTVSKEENAPFKAMQGLFTGSQKLYIYVNKEKEIIDAITLIKNEGIDNIVIVGGYEAYKITDFLKQNNIPVLVQATHNRPQFEDEDYDLPYKLPKLLTDAGILVGIQNASADNFQTRNLPFYAGQVAGQGLDKEMALSLITGNTAKILGIDDKYGTLEVGKSATLFISEGDALDMRTNQLIKAFIDGRDISLETHQTELWKRYMEKYNAE